One region of Anaeromyxobacter paludicola genomic DNA includes:
- the nifD gene encoding nitrogenase molybdenum-iron protein alpha chain, producing MSQVKKVEGITRESTQSMIDRALEAYPEKGKKKRAPHLAPNDQALGKACVKSNRKTVPGVMSARGCAYAGAKGVVWGPIRDMVHVSHGPVGCGWYSWGTRRNLVSGRNGVSNFSMQFTSDFQEKDIVYGGDKKLAQLLTEAKELFPLAKGISVLSECPVGLIGDDINAVAKKMSKELDLPVVPCNCEGFRGVSQSLGHHISNDTIRDYIIETREFAEPAGPYDIALIGDYNIGGDVWSVKSLLESCGLNVKATWTGDGEMERIAATHQVKLNVIHCYRSMNYMCKVMEEKHGIPWIELNFFGPTKIKQSLRALAERFDDEIKERVEAVIAEWEPKMKAIVDEYRPRLEGKKVMLYVGGLRPRHTVGAYEDLGMTVVGSGYEFAHSDDYDRTSPEMPDATVIYDDASEYELEQFVHELKPDLVASGIKEKYVFQKMGLPFRQMHSWDYSGPYHGYEGFSVFARDIDLAVNSPTWKLVKSPF from the coding sequence ATGTCGCAGGTGAAGAAGGTCGAGGGGATCACCCGGGAGTCGACGCAGTCGATGATCGACCGGGCCCTGGAGGCCTACCCCGAGAAGGGCAAGAAGAAGCGCGCGCCGCACCTCGCCCCCAACGACCAGGCGCTCGGGAAGGCCTGCGTCAAGTCGAACCGCAAGACGGTCCCCGGGGTCATGAGCGCCCGCGGCTGCGCCTACGCCGGCGCCAAGGGCGTGGTCTGGGGCCCGATCCGCGACATGGTCCACGTCTCCCACGGCCCGGTGGGCTGCGGCTGGTACTCCTGGGGCACGCGCCGGAACCTCGTCTCCGGCAGGAACGGCGTCTCCAACTTCTCCATGCAGTTCACCTCGGACTTCCAGGAGAAGGACATCGTCTACGGCGGCGACAAGAAGCTCGCCCAGCTGCTCACCGAGGCGAAGGAGCTCTTCCCGCTCGCCAAGGGCATCTCGGTCCTCTCCGAGTGCCCGGTGGGGCTCATCGGCGACGACATCAACGCCGTCGCGAAGAAGATGTCGAAGGAGCTCGACCTCCCGGTCGTCCCCTGCAACTGCGAGGGCTTCCGCGGCGTGTCGCAGTCGCTCGGGCACCACATCTCGAACGACACCATCCGCGACTACATCATCGAGACCCGCGAGTTCGCCGAGCCGGCCGGCCCGTACGACATCGCCCTCATCGGCGACTACAACATCGGCGGCGACGTCTGGTCGGTGAAGTCGCTGCTCGAGTCCTGCGGGCTCAACGTGAAGGCCACCTGGACCGGCGACGGCGAGATGGAGCGGATCGCCGCCACCCACCAGGTGAAGCTCAACGTGATCCACTGCTACCGGTCCATGAACTACATGTGCAAGGTCATGGAGGAGAAGCACGGGATCCCCTGGATCGAGCTGAACTTCTTCGGCCCCACCAAGATCAAGCAGAGCCTGCGCGCCCTGGCGGAGCGCTTCGACGACGAGATCAAGGAGCGCGTCGAGGCGGTCATCGCCGAGTGGGAGCCGAAGATGAAGGCCATCGTGGACGAGTACCGCCCGCGGCTCGAGGGCAAGAAGGTGATGCTCTACGTCGGCGGCCTCCGCCCGCGCCACACCGTGGGCGCCTACGAGGACCTCGGCATGACGGTGGTCGGCTCGGGCTACGAGTTCGCCCACTCCGACGACTACGACCGCACCTCCCCCGAGATGCCCGACGCGACCGTCATCTACGACGACGCCTCGGAGTACGAGCTCGAGCAGTTCGTGCACGAGCTCAAGCCGGACCTCGTCGCCTCCGGCATCAAGGAGAAGTACGTCTTCCAGAAGATGGGGCTGCCGTTCCGGCAGATGCACAGCTGGGACTACTCCGGCCCGTACCACGGCTACGAGGGCTTCTCGGTGTTCGCCCGCGACATCGACCTCGCGGTGAACAGCCCGACCTGGAAGCTGGTCAAGTCGCCGTTCTAG
- the nifK gene encoding nitrogenase molybdenum-iron protein subunit beta encodes MSNELGLTVKPVCGISPEDEARVAAWIDTEEYRQKNFARQALTINPAHACQPLGAELAAHGFEGTLPFVHGSQGCASYYRSTLNRHFREPAPAVSDSMTEDGAVFGGQNNLHEGLENALALYKPKMVAVFTSCMPEIIGDDLTAFIKNARAKGIVPKDLPVPFANTPSFNGSHVQGYDAMVLAILQTLTAGRKVEGRCTGRLNLLPGFDANTGNYREYKRILEAFGIPYTLVADISDTFDSPNDGTYRLYPGGTKLEDAADSVNGKATLTLGAYATAKTFAWIKEEYSGVHASLPMPIGVAKTDAFLLKLSQLFGKPVPESLKAERGRAVDAMTDAQQYLHGKKFAVYGDADLLLGYVSFLLEMGATPYHVLCSKGSKKLEKELQALLDASPYGKAGKVYMNRDLWHLRSLLVTDPVDAVIGDTHGKFAARDAKVPLFRLGFPIFDRVNKHRVPLVGYQGAINLVTELVNKFLDLKDETCEERFFEMMR; translated from the coding sequence ATGTCCAATGAACTGGGTCTCACGGTGAAGCCGGTGTGCGGGATCTCGCCCGAGGACGAGGCGCGGGTCGCGGCCTGGATCGACACCGAGGAGTACAGGCAGAAGAACTTCGCCCGCCAGGCGCTCACCATCAACCCGGCCCACGCCTGCCAGCCGCTCGGGGCCGAGCTGGCGGCGCACGGCTTCGAGGGGACCCTGCCCTTCGTGCACGGCTCGCAGGGCTGCGCCTCCTACTACCGCTCCACCCTGAACCGCCACTTCCGCGAGCCGGCCCCGGCCGTCTCCGACTCCATGACCGAGGACGGCGCGGTGTTCGGCGGCCAGAACAACCTGCACGAGGGGCTCGAGAACGCGCTCGCGCTCTACAAGCCGAAGATGGTGGCGGTCTTCACCTCCTGCATGCCGGAGATCATCGGCGACGACCTCACCGCCTTCATCAAGAACGCCCGCGCCAAGGGGATCGTGCCGAAGGACCTCCCGGTCCCGTTCGCCAACACGCCCTCCTTCAACGGCTCGCACGTCCAGGGCTACGACGCGATGGTGCTCGCCATCCTCCAGACCCTCACCGCGGGCCGCAAGGTGGAGGGGCGCTGCACCGGGCGCCTGAACCTCCTGCCGGGCTTCGACGCCAACACCGGCAACTACCGCGAGTACAAGCGGATCCTGGAGGCGTTCGGCATCCCCTACACGCTCGTCGCCGACATCTCCGACACCTTCGACTCGCCCAACGACGGCACCTACCGGCTCTACCCGGGCGGCACGAAGCTCGAGGACGCCGCCGACTCGGTGAACGGCAAGGCGACCCTCACCCTCGGCGCCTACGCCACCGCGAAGACCTTCGCCTGGATCAAGGAGGAGTACTCGGGCGTCCACGCCTCCCTGCCGATGCCCATCGGCGTCGCCAAGACCGACGCCTTCCTCCTCAAGCTGTCCCAGCTCTTCGGCAAGCCGGTGCCCGAGTCGCTCAAGGCCGAGCGCGGCCGCGCCGTGGACGCGATGACCGACGCCCAGCAGTACCTGCACGGGAAGAAGTTCGCCGTGTACGGCGACGCCGATCTCCTGCTCGGCTACGTCTCCTTCCTCCTCGAGATGGGCGCGACGCCGTACCACGTCCTCTGCTCGAAGGGCTCGAAGAAGCTCGAGAAGGAGCTCCAGGCGCTGCTCGACGCCTCGCCCTATGGCAAGGCCGGCAAGGTCTACATGAACCGCGATCTCTGGCACCTGCGCAGCCTGCTGGTGACCGATCCGGTGGACGCCGTCATCGGCGACACCCACGGCAAGTTCGCCGCCCGCGACGCCAAGGTGCCGCTCTTCCGCCTCGGCTTCCCGATCTTCGACCGGGTCAACAAGCACCGCGTGCCGCTCGTCGGCTACCAGGGCGCGATCAACCTGGTCACCGAGCTCGTGAACAAGTTCCTCGATCTCAAGGACGAGACCTGTGAGGAGCGCTTCTTCGAGATGATGCGCTAG
- a CDS encoding bifunctional nitrogenase iron-molybdenum cofactor biosynthesis protein NifEN produces the protein MARPDYYDAPDCETQEKGAPKFCKKSEPGEGTERSCAYDGARVVLMPITDAIHLVHGPIACAGNSWDNRGARSSGSQLYRRGFTTEMLQNDVVFGGEKKLEAAILELCERYGGEAKAMFVYATCVTAMTGDDLEAVCRAAAKRVAIPIIPVNTPGFIGDKNIGNRLAGELLLEHVIGTAEPERTSPYDVNLIGEYNIAGDLWGMLPLFERLGIRILSCVSGDARFESLRYAHRARLNVIICSKSLTNLARKMKKRWGIPYLEESFYGLTDTAKALREIARELDAQVGNAVMAERVEALVREEEARCRLRLAPHRARLEGKRAVLFTGGVKTWSMVNALRELGVEVLAAGTQNSTLEDFHRMKSLMHQDARIIEDTSTAGLLGVMREKAPDLIVAGGKTKFLALKTRTPFLDINHGRSHPYAGYEGMVTFARQLDLTVTNPIWPALNARAPWELSPAERAATAAAAAGHAAAFLAEDLPSSRVKLPVKAATVNPQKNSPALGATLAYLGVDRMLGLLHGAQGCSTFIRLQLSRHFKESIALNSTAMSEDAAIFGGWENLKKGLARVVEKFRPGVVGVMTSGLTETMGDDVQSAIVHFRKEHPELADVPVVWASTPDYCGSLQEGYAAAVEAILLSLAEGGEKIPGQVNLLPGAHLTPADVEEVKRFVEAFGLTVLTVPDIANALDGHIDEEVSPLSTGGVPVEEIRKAGRSVATLYVGDSLARAARRLERTLGVPAFGFTSLTGLSEVDDFATTLSELSGRPIPPELRRWRSRLADALVDSHYQFGRKKVALALEADHLKGMTRFLHGMGCEVIAALSATRTRGLDALPCERVFVGDLEDLEQAGRGADLLVANSNGRQAAAKLGVRAHLRTGLPVFDRLGAHQKVWVGYRGTMNLVFEVANLFQSTATEAQKLAHN, from the coding sequence ATGGCGCGCCCCGACTACTACGACGCCCCCGACTGCGAGACCCAGGAGAAGGGGGCGCCCAAGTTCTGCAAGAAGTCGGAGCCCGGCGAGGGCACCGAGCGGAGCTGCGCCTACGACGGGGCCCGGGTGGTGCTGATGCCCATCACCGACGCCATCCACCTCGTGCACGGGCCCATCGCCTGCGCCGGCAACTCCTGGGACAACCGCGGCGCGCGCTCCTCGGGCTCGCAGCTGTACCGGCGCGGCTTCACCACCGAGATGCTGCAGAACGACGTGGTGTTCGGGGGCGAGAAGAAGCTCGAGGCCGCCATCCTGGAGCTCTGCGAGCGCTACGGGGGCGAGGCGAAGGCGATGTTCGTCTACGCCACCTGCGTCACCGCCATGACCGGCGACGACCTGGAGGCGGTCTGCCGGGCGGCGGCGAAGCGGGTGGCGATCCCGATCATCCCGGTCAACACCCCGGGGTTCATCGGCGACAAGAACATCGGCAACCGGCTCGCCGGCGAGCTCCTGCTCGAGCACGTCATCGGCACCGCCGAGCCGGAGCGGACCTCCCCCTACGACGTGAACCTCATCGGCGAGTACAACATCGCCGGCGATCTGTGGGGCATGCTGCCGCTCTTCGAGCGGCTCGGGATCCGGATCCTCTCCTGCGTGAGCGGCGACGCGAGGTTCGAGTCCTTGCGGTACGCCCACCGCGCCCGGCTCAACGTCATCATCTGCTCGAAGAGCCTCACCAACCTGGCGCGCAAGATGAAGAAGCGCTGGGGCATCCCGTACCTCGAGGAGTCGTTCTACGGGCTCACCGACACCGCCAAGGCGCTGCGCGAGATCGCGCGGGAGCTCGACGCGCAGGTCGGCAACGCGGTGATGGCGGAGCGGGTGGAGGCGCTGGTCCGGGAGGAGGAGGCCCGCTGCCGCCTGCGCCTCGCGCCGCACCGGGCGCGGCTCGAGGGGAAGCGCGCGGTGCTCTTCACCGGCGGCGTCAAGACCTGGTCGATGGTCAACGCCCTGCGCGAGCTCGGGGTCGAGGTCCTGGCCGCCGGCACCCAGAACTCCACCCTCGAGGACTTCCACCGCATGAAGTCCCTAATGCACCAGGACGCCCGCATCATCGAGGACACCTCGACCGCCGGGCTCCTGGGGGTGATGCGCGAGAAGGCGCCCGACCTCATCGTCGCCGGCGGCAAGACCAAGTTCCTGGCCCTCAAGACCCGCACGCCGTTCCTCGACATCAACCACGGGCGGTCCCACCCGTACGCCGGCTACGAGGGGATGGTCACCTTCGCGCGCCAGCTCGACCTCACCGTCACGAACCCCATCTGGCCGGCGCTCAACGCCCGCGCGCCCTGGGAGCTCTCGCCGGCCGAGCGGGCCGCCACCGCCGCCGCGGCCGCCGGCCACGCCGCCGCCTTCCTGGCGGAGGACCTCCCGTCCTCGCGCGTGAAGCTGCCGGTCAAGGCGGCCACCGTGAACCCGCAGAAGAACTCGCCGGCGCTGGGCGCCACGCTCGCCTACCTGGGCGTGGACCGGATGCTGGGGCTGCTCCACGGCGCCCAGGGCTGCTCCACCTTCATCCGGCTGCAGCTGTCGCGGCACTTCAAGGAGTCGATCGCCCTCAACTCCACCGCCATGAGCGAGGACGCCGCCATCTTCGGCGGCTGGGAGAACCTCAAGAAGGGGCTGGCCCGGGTGGTCGAGAAGTTCCGCCCCGGCGTGGTGGGCGTGATGACCTCGGGGCTCACCGAGACCATGGGCGACGACGTGCAGAGCGCGATCGTCCACTTCCGCAAGGAGCACCCGGAGCTCGCCGACGTCCCGGTGGTCTGGGCCTCCACCCCCGACTACTGCGGCTCCCTGCAGGAGGGCTACGCCGCCGCCGTGGAGGCCATCCTCCTGTCGCTGGCCGAGGGGGGCGAGAAGATCCCGGGCCAGGTGAACCTGCTCCCGGGCGCCCACCTCACCCCGGCCGACGTGGAGGAGGTGAAGCGGTTCGTCGAGGCCTTCGGCCTCACCGTCCTCACCGTCCCCGACATCGCCAACGCCCTCGACGGCCACATCGACGAGGAGGTCTCGCCGCTCTCCACCGGCGGGGTGCCGGTGGAGGAGATCCGCAAGGCCGGGCGGAGCGTGGCCACGCTCTACGTCGGCGACTCGCTGGCCCGCGCCGCGCGCCGCCTGGAGCGCACCCTCGGCGTGCCGGCCTTCGGCTTCACCTCGCTCACCGGGCTCTCCGAGGTGGACGACTTCGCCACCACGCTCTCCGAGCTCTCGGGCCGCCCCATCCCGCCCGAGCTGCGCCGCTGGCGCAGCCGCCTCGCCGACGCGCTGGTGGACAGCCACTACCAGTTCGGCCGCAAGAAGGTCGCGCTGGCGCTGGAGGCCGACCACCTCAAGGGGATGACCCGCTTCCTCCACGGCATGGGCTGCGAGGTGATCGCCGCCCTCTCCGCCACCCGCACCCGCGGCCTCGACGCGCTCCCCTGCGAGCGGGTCTTCGTGGGGGATCTCGAGGACCTCGAGCAGGCGGGCCGCGGCGCCGACCTCCTCGTCGCCAACTCGAACGGCCGCCAGGCGGCGGCGAAGCTCGGGGTCCGCGCCCACCTGCGCACCGGGCTCCCGGTGTTCGACCGACTGGGCGCGCACCAGAAGGTCTGGGTCGGCTACCGCGGGACCATGAACCTGGTGTTCGAGGTCGCCAACCTCTTCCAGTCCACCGCCACCGAGGCGCAGAAGCTCGCGCACAACTGA
- the nifX gene encoding nitrogen fixation protein NifX gives MRVAFTSSDGETIDQHFAAAEHFHVWEIDPDRAAFVERLSAITRAEDEEDRISARASALAGCTIVYTLQIGGPAAAKLVSRRIHPMKTGAERPIAEVVGRLQEVLRGTPPPWLRKALAAPAPDAD, from the coding sequence ATGAGGGTCGCGTTCACCAGCAGCGACGGCGAGACCATCGACCAGCACTTCGCGGCGGCCGAGCACTTCCACGTCTGGGAGATCGACCCGGACCGCGCCGCCTTCGTCGAGCGGCTCAGCGCCATCACCCGCGCCGAGGACGAGGAGGACCGGATCTCCGCCCGCGCCAGCGCCCTGGCCGGCTGCACCATCGTCTACACGCTGCAGATCGGCGGGCCCGCGGCGGCCAAGCTGGTCTCGCGCCGCATCCACCCCATGAAGACCGGGGCCGAGCGGCCCATCGCCGAGGTGGTGGGCCGCCTGCAGGAGGTGCTGCGCGGCACGCCGCCCCCCTGGCTCCGCAAGGCGCTCGCCGCGCCCGCCCCCGACGCCGACTGA
- the fdxB gene encoding ferredoxin III, nif-specific, producing MAYVTGLTRGKKEWTPQFVNAIDDELCIGCGRCFKICAHDVLAPKEVDEEESAKMFITVANPENCIGCEACGRTCKKGAFSFEPIAA from the coding sequence ATGGCCTACGTCACCGGACTCACCCGCGGCAAGAAGGAGTGGACCCCGCAGTTCGTCAACGCCATCGACGACGAGCTCTGCATCGGCTGCGGCCGCTGCTTCAAGATCTGCGCGCACGACGTCCTCGCGCCCAAGGAGGTGGACGAGGAGGAGTCGGCGAAGATGTTCATCACCGTCGCCAACCCCGAGAACTGCATCGGCTGCGAGGCCTGCGGGCGCACCTGCAAGAAGGGCGCGTTCAGCTTCGAGCCGATCGCCGCCTAG
- the nifX gene encoding nitrogen fixation protein NifX has product MKVAFTTQDLETVDAHFGWTPHLAIYDVRPSGHRHLVTVDLPQAAEDGGEEKLAARLEALEGCAVLVTSAIGTGAVARVSARGVHPIKVPDREPILRSLDRLCAVLAGTPPPWLRRLLLREEVSALDLSRRAGGEEGTP; this is encoded by the coding sequence ATGAAGGTCGCCTTCACCACGCAGGACCTCGAGACGGTGGACGCCCACTTCGGCTGGACGCCGCACCTCGCCATCTACGACGTGCGCCCGAGCGGGCACCGGCACCTCGTCACCGTGGACCTGCCGCAGGCGGCCGAGGACGGCGGGGAGGAGAAGCTCGCCGCGCGGCTCGAGGCGCTCGAGGGCTGCGCGGTGCTCGTCACCAGCGCCATCGGGACCGGCGCCGTGGCCCGGGTGTCGGCGCGCGGGGTCCACCCGATCAAGGTGCCGGATCGCGAGCCCATCCTGCGCTCGCTCGACCGGCTCTGCGCGGTGCTGGCCGGCACGCCGCCGCCCTGGCTGCGCCGCCTCCTCCTGCGCGAGGAGGTGTCGGCGCTCGACCTCTCCCGGCGCGCCGGGGGAGAGGAGGGGACGCCGTGA
- the nifB gene encoding nitrogenase cofactor biosynthesis protein NifB produces the protein MTPNPLAVLGPPSPAQNCRYDGGCGGHGEAGSGLPPEVHARVADHPCYGPGADHRFARIHLPVAPACNIQCHYCNRKYDCAGESRPGVTSRRLTPEEAVARARAVAAELPKLSVVGIAGPGDPLAPGSVAHTFATLEGVKRALPGVRLCVSTNGLALADHADRLADLGVEHVTVTVNALDPEVGARLYAWVAWRGRRYTGPGAARLLSERQLEGLARLATRGVLCKVNSVLVPGVNDAHLPAVSRAVQGLGCFAHNVMPLLSAPEHGTHFGLTGQRGPTEAELAAVRRACGGRQMTHCRQCRADAVGMLGDDQNARFAHAGEAVRVAVATRDGARVDQHFGHATAFRVYELAAGGARLVAEREVSHYCRGGEGDEDVLPATLRALADCRAVLVAKVGRCPREALQAAGIEPSEAQAFLPIPAALAAWEAARAKEVA, from the coding sequence GTGACCCCGAACCCGCTCGCGGTGCTCGGGCCGCCCTCGCCGGCCCAGAACTGCCGCTACGACGGCGGCTGCGGCGGCCACGGAGAGGCCGGGAGCGGGCTGCCGCCGGAGGTGCACGCCCGCGTCGCCGACCACCCCTGCTACGGCCCCGGCGCCGACCACCGCTTCGCGCGCATCCACCTCCCGGTGGCGCCGGCCTGCAACATCCAGTGCCACTACTGCAACCGCAAGTACGACTGCGCCGGCGAGAGCCGGCCCGGCGTCACGAGCCGCCGGCTCACGCCCGAGGAGGCGGTGGCGCGCGCCCGCGCCGTCGCCGCCGAGCTGCCGAAGCTCTCGGTGGTCGGCATCGCCGGCCCCGGCGATCCGCTCGCGCCCGGCAGCGTGGCCCACACCTTCGCCACGCTCGAGGGGGTGAAGCGGGCGCTCCCCGGCGTCCGGCTCTGCGTCTCCACCAACGGCCTCGCCCTCGCCGACCACGCCGACCGGCTCGCCGACCTCGGCGTGGAGCACGTCACCGTGACCGTGAACGCGCTCGACCCGGAGGTGGGCGCGCGGCTCTACGCCTGGGTGGCCTGGCGCGGCCGCCGCTACACCGGCCCCGGCGCGGCGCGGCTCCTCTCGGAGCGGCAGCTCGAGGGGCTCGCCCGGCTCGCCACCCGCGGCGTCCTCTGCAAGGTGAACTCGGTGCTCGTGCCCGGCGTGAACGACGCCCACCTCCCCGCGGTCTCGCGCGCGGTGCAGGGGCTCGGGTGCTTCGCCCACAACGTCATGCCCCTGCTCTCGGCCCCGGAGCACGGCACGCACTTCGGCCTCACCGGCCAGCGCGGCCCCACCGAGGCCGAGCTGGCGGCGGTGCGGCGGGCCTGCGGCGGCCGCCAGATGACCCACTGCCGCCAGTGCCGCGCCGACGCGGTGGGGATGCTCGGCGACGACCAGAACGCCCGCTTCGCCCACGCCGGCGAGGCGGTGCGGGTGGCGGTCGCCACGCGGGACGGCGCGCGGGTGGACCAGCACTTCGGCCACGCCACCGCCTTCCGCGTCTACGAGCTCGCCGCCGGCGGGGCGCGCCTCGTGGCCGAGCGCGAGGTGTCCCACTACTGCCGGGGCGGGGAGGGGGACGAGGACGTGCTGCCCGCCACCCTGCGCGCCCTCGCCGACTGCCGCGCGGTGCTGGTGGCCAAGGTGGGCCGCTGCCCGCGCGAGGCGCTCCAGGCCGCCGGCATCGAGCCCTCCGAGGCGCAGGCGTTCCTGCCCATCCCGGCGGCGCTCGCCGCCTGGGAGGCGGCGCGGGCGAAGGAGGTGGCGTGA
- a CDS encoding nitrogenase-stabilizing/protective protein NifW, producing MGPSPRPARTLAAFRLLETAEEYLDFFGIRYAPEVLAAGRLVILRQLSRELAAVDGLTPPLEEPERLRRYEECLRRAYAVFRWSGPEAERLVLLGGRTPGSGCGGCGGGAGCGA from the coding sequence ATGGGCCCGTCGCCGCGGCCGGCGCGCACGCTCGCCGCCTTCCGCCTGCTCGAGACCGCGGAGGAGTACCTCGACTTCTTCGGGATCCGCTATGCGCCCGAGGTCCTCGCCGCCGGGCGCCTCGTCATCCTGCGCCAGCTCTCGCGCGAGCTCGCCGCCGTGGACGGGCTCACGCCGCCGCTCGAGGAGCCCGAGCGGCTCCGGCGCTACGAGGAGTGCCTGCGGCGGGCCTACGCCGTCTTCCGCTGGTCGGGCCCGGAGGCGGAGCGGCTGGTCCTGCTCGGCGGGAGGACCCCGGGATCGGGCTGCGGCGGCTGCGGCGGGGGCGCCGGATGCGGCGCCTGA
- a CDS encoding HesA/MoeB/ThiF family protein has product MRRLSLAPGLSQAERERYRRQLRLAGFGEAAQLRLRSASVLVSGCGGVGGAAALYLAAAGVGHLVLSRGGPLALEDLNRQVLATEDRVGWPAVWEVRDAVRRVNRHVQVDAVEEPIRRDGARRQVRRVDLALDAAAAFAERDALNRACVALRRPMVEVAVDDFAGHLTTFLPGETPCLHCLYRLRAEPDPDGPGVLGAAAGAMGCLAALEALKVLGRFGTPLAGRMLSVDLAAPRFSTYTVRRDPRCAVCAPPFPGGGGRAEGAARRTGSW; this is encoded by the coding sequence ATGCGGCGCCTGAGCCTCGCGCCCGGGCTCTCGCAGGCCGAGCGGGAGCGCTACCGGCGCCAGCTCCGGCTCGCCGGGTTCGGCGAGGCGGCGCAGCTCCGGCTCCGCTCGGCGAGCGTGCTCGTGAGCGGCTGCGGCGGCGTGGGCGGGGCGGCGGCGCTCTACCTCGCGGCCGCCGGCGTGGGCCACCTCGTCCTCTCGCGCGGCGGGCCGCTGGCCCTCGAGGACCTGAACCGCCAGGTGCTCGCGACGGAGGACCGGGTCGGCTGGCCGGCCGTCTGGGAGGTGCGCGACGCCGTCCGGCGGGTGAACCGGCACGTGCAGGTGGACGCGGTCGAGGAGCCCATCCGGCGGGACGGCGCCCGGCGCCAGGTCCGCCGGGTGGACCTCGCCCTCGACGCCGCCGCCGCCTTCGCCGAGCGCGACGCCTTGAACCGCGCCTGCGTGGCCCTGCGCCGACCGATGGTGGAGGTGGCGGTGGACGACTTCGCCGGCCACCTCACCACCTTCCTCCCCGGCGAGACCCCCTGCCTCCACTGCCTCTACCGGCTGCGGGCCGAGCCCGATCCCGACGGCCCCGGCGTGCTCGGGGCCGCGGCGGGCGCCATGGGCTGCCTCGCCGCCCTCGAGGCGCTGAAGGTGCTGGGGCGCTTCGGCACGCCGCTCGCCGGGCGCATGCTGTCGGTCGATCTGGCCGCGCCGCGCTTCTCCACCTACACGGTGCGGCGGGACCCGCGGTGCGCGGTCTGCGCGCCCCCGTTCCCGGGCGGCGGCGGCAGGGCGGAGGGAGCGGCGCGGCGCACCGGGTCGTGGTAG